In Lujinxingia sediminis, a single genomic region encodes these proteins:
- a CDS encoding Ig-like domain-containing protein: MTMTSLPLPTFSSKTRAALIAALCVMAAACGRTEVGQRCESDDQCPEGGQCVGQVCVHEDIPDADVPDGDTPDVEPLRCEDDLDCGSGQCESAGDACEQSVCNTELGECVAQPCPVTCEEGQVQLGCRCVAEVCESDAQCDGFVCDAGQCRGCEVDAECADTQVCQAGECVAGPECESDAQCRPSEVCVEQSCVERPDCTFDDDCGDQEQCIAGVCQFTPECSSDAECGERAECVGGFCQERLCRGNDTCEEGQLCDNGQCIDPPLTFSCVVITEGGLIAPNERVRLEAFAFDEEGNGVAADFMWSSSTPAVASIDGRDLVGGTTAGTTQISATLATGDPIQCDGTAEFSNSGLVPVDVIRVVAQDMETGRPILGARVELGDQVATTDAGGLATFERVEGAYTVSVFHTNYNYLTVQGVQARDVRLPVSPRSGNGPAAGLTGSFDLSQLNTSGDINLGLAGASIAGDLLDLDLTRLLGDSFVTDFSIPGLGGAQVPLPGGVIAYGSIFALQIEGKQTYYVQSAGGARLAWGLAGQVPANDLIGLFSSPPDNVNAAIGTLLPLFSRFDHDQQPMVLEALPRALDLSDINGNGDTAEWLPDYNNFPEEDLVPSVRQRLSTAVEISNFPQLGDEAASLAVLVGGVQLEGPGFVPMGISATADDDGDGRPDARTLFMAPPYGATVGGRYALLALAFSAEGDALATDFSAALWNGQTLNTSTRLGTFPGASELSANRGQRTIAIDADAGPIYRVRMVGEERSWDVWSMGAEGSNGQFSHSVRVPQPSQGREDLFVNGTILVDAIRTTVTIDDLVRSSGVGLRRAGLVTTSFNRTTLQN; encoded by the coding sequence ATGACCATGACATCCCTGCCTTTGCCAACCTTTTCGTCGAAGACGCGCGCCGCGTTGATCGCTGCCCTCTGTGTGATGGCGGCGGCCTGCGGTCGCACTGAAGTCGGTCAGCGCTGCGAAAGCGATGATCAATGCCCGGAGGGCGGTCAGTGTGTCGGGCAGGTGTGTGTACATGAGGATATCCCCGACGCGGATGTCCCGGATGGCGATACGCCGGATGTAGAGCCGCTCCGCTGTGAGGATGATCTCGACTGCGGCAGCGGCCAGTGCGAGAGCGCGGGGGATGCCTGCGAGCAGTCGGTCTGCAACACGGAGCTTGGCGAATGCGTGGCGCAGCCGTGCCCGGTGACCTGTGAGGAGGGGCAGGTGCAGCTGGGTTGCCGCTGCGTGGCGGAGGTCTGCGAGAGCGATGCGCAGTGTGACGGGTTTGTCTGCGACGCGGGTCAATGTCGCGGCTGTGAAGTCGACGCGGAGTGCGCTGATACCCAGGTCTGTCAGGCTGGCGAGTGTGTGGCCGGGCCGGAGTGCGAGAGCGACGCGCAGTGTCGCCCCTCCGAGGTGTGCGTGGAGCAGAGTTGTGTGGAGCGCCCCGATTGCACCTTCGACGACGACTGTGGCGATCAGGAGCAGTGCATCGCCGGCGTGTGTCAGTTTACCCCGGAGTGCTCCTCCGACGCCGAATGCGGGGAGCGTGCCGAGTGTGTCGGCGGTTTCTGTCAGGAGCGCCTCTGCCGTGGCAATGATACCTGCGAGGAGGGGCAACTCTGCGACAACGGGCAGTGCATCGATCCGCCGCTGACCTTCTCCTGCGTGGTCATTACCGAGGGCGGGCTCATCGCACCGAATGAGCGCGTAAGGCTTGAGGCGTTCGCGTTTGACGAGGAGGGCAACGGTGTCGCGGCCGACTTTATGTGGAGCTCCAGCACGCCCGCGGTCGCCTCGATTGACGGCCGAGATCTTGTGGGCGGGACCACCGCCGGCACCACGCAAATTAGCGCGACGCTGGCCACCGGCGACCCGATCCAATGCGACGGTACGGCTGAATTTAGCAACAGCGGTCTGGTGCCCGTCGATGTTATCCGCGTGGTGGCCCAGGATATGGAGACCGGCCGGCCGATCCTCGGTGCGCGCGTGGAGCTTGGCGACCAGGTCGCGACGACGGATGCCGGCGGTCTTGCCACTTTTGAGCGGGTCGAAGGCGCCTACACCGTCTCGGTCTTCCATACGAACTACAACTACCTGACGGTGCAGGGCGTTCAGGCGCGCGATGTGCGTCTTCCAGTCTCACCGCGCTCGGGGAACGGTCCTGCTGCCGGGCTTACGGGGTCGTTTGACCTGAGCCAGCTCAACACCTCGGGGGATATCAACCTGGGCCTGGCCGGAGCGAGCATCGCCGGCGACCTTCTGGACCTCGACCTGACACGGTTGCTGGGTGACTCCTTTGTGACCGACTTCTCGATCCCCGGACTCGGAGGTGCCCAGGTGCCGCTGCCCGGCGGGGTGATCGCCTACGGCAGCATCTTCGCGCTGCAGATTGAGGGCAAGCAGACCTATTATGTGCAGTCGGCCGGCGGGGCGCGCCTTGCCTGGGGCCTTGCCGGTCAGGTGCCTGCCAACGACCTCATCGGGCTCTTCTCCTCGCCGCCGGATAACGTCAACGCGGCTATCGGGACGCTTCTGCCACTCTTCAGTCGCTTTGATCATGACCAGCAGCCGATGGTGCTGGAGGCGCTTCCGCGCGCGCTGGACCTCTCCGATATCAACGGCAACGGAGATACCGCCGAGTGGCTGCCGGATTACAACAATTTCCCCGAAGAAGATCTGGTACCCTCGGTGCGTCAGCGTCTCTCGACGGCGGTGGAGATCTCCAACTTCCCGCAGCTCGGCGATGAAGCCGCCTCGCTGGCGGTGCTCGTCGGTGGCGTGCAACTCGAAGGTCCGGGGTTTGTACCTATGGGCATCAGCGCTACCGCCGACGACGATGGTGACGGCCGACCCGATGCACGCACGCTCTTTATGGCGCCTCCCTATGGTGCGACGGTGGGCGGGCGCTACGCCTTGCTCGCGCTGGCGTTCAGCGCTGAGGGAGATGCGCTGGCCACCGATTTTTCTGCCGCGCTTTGGAACGGTCAGACCCTCAACACCTCCACGCGTCTGGGAACCTTCCCGGGAGCGTCGGAACTCAGCGCGAACCGTGGCCAGCGCACCATTGCGATCGATGCCGATGCCGGTCCGATCTACCGGGTGCGGATGGTCGGCGAGGAGCGAAGCTGGGATGTATGGTCGATGGGCGCCGAGGGCAGCAATGGTCAGTTCAGCCACAGCGTCCGGGTGCCCCAGCCGTCCCAGGGCCGTGAGGACCTATTCGTCAACGGCACCATCCTCGTCGACGCAATTCGCACCACGGTTACGATCGATGACCTGGTGCGCTCCAGCGGCGTGGGGCTTCGGCGCGCCGGTCTGGTAACCACCAGCTTTAACCGCACCACGCTTCAAAACTAA
- a CDS encoding serine/threonine-protein kinase translates to MIETGEKFGKYTLLQRIAVGGMAEIFKARTDGVDGFAKVLAIKRLHRQFSEDSEFASMLIDEAKLVVQLNHANIGQIFDLGVVSGQYYIAMEFIEGLDLHELSERVQRQHRQLPTEVAVYVAMEVAEALHYAHTKLGADRKPLELVHRDVSPQNVMLSVDGEVKLVDFGIAKARMRAEQTQAGIIKGKFYYMSPEQALGHHIDGRTDVYALGMVLYEVLSGEHPFDRVPDGELLRAVRQADFPPIEEVVPDLSPGLVAVMRRALMRNPELRYSSALELRRDLAEVARRELNAMGRMEMAEFVRAYLDAHLPEETRAAGFEAMQRGEFEASQNSVIFDARAAGLDDDGGFAEDAHTQIFMREDEHDDLEADAATAMVDWGEHDGGETTEDRPALRSGAQAVVHPDDVMTREARPPAHLLADSAAVPTAASQAVEKRQKAQVGFGPSLSEASLAAQPAHKASQRESVHGTQPRATAPAPLKARIDHMVRTRPHLVGAALALLAIGVVGVAGVMLMGGSGERSDAELAVASAPAAATHTDLMVSTEPANARVYLDDAFVGATPTTLSDLRVGRGYALRFERDGYDVSELNLVAEVGMHPVVVQLEALGGILKITTSPPGASVYVNGDLLGTSPVTAMGLARDEEHKVYAELEGAEAQQHEIVWGEDDPRVRDVHLSFDLPEKPAPKAASASAPRRERRAPQRRRASQASATTAEERASAEALDIWELGGAPAEAGSGRLNVRVEGADEARIYIDGALVASSPRLNGHALAPGQYDVRVYFTTLKRYSETRRVRVRSDDVASLTFRP, encoded by the coding sequence ATGATAGAAACCGGTGAGAAATTTGGCAAGTACACCCTGCTTCAGCGTATCGCTGTAGGAGGCATGGCCGAGATCTTTAAAGCCCGCACCGATGGGGTTGACGGCTTTGCCAAGGTGTTGGCGATCAAGCGTTTGCACCGGCAGTTCTCCGAAGACAGCGAGTTTGCCTCGATGCTGATCGACGAGGCCAAGCTCGTGGTGCAGCTCAACCACGCCAACATCGGTCAGATCTTTGATCTGGGAGTTGTCAGCGGGCAGTACTACATCGCCATGGAGTTTATCGAGGGGCTTGATCTGCACGAACTCTCCGAGCGGGTGCAGCGCCAACATCGCCAGCTTCCCACAGAAGTGGCGGTGTATGTGGCGATGGAGGTGGCCGAGGCGTTGCACTACGCGCATACGAAGCTCGGGGCCGATCGCAAACCGCTGGAGTTGGTCCACCGCGATGTCTCACCGCAGAACGTGATGCTCAGCGTCGACGGGGAGGTCAAGCTCGTTGATTTTGGCATCGCCAAAGCGCGTATGCGCGCCGAGCAGACGCAGGCGGGCATCATCAAGGGCAAGTTCTACTACATGAGCCCCGAGCAGGCGCTGGGCCATCATATTGACGGTCGCACCGACGTTTATGCTCTGGGAATGGTGCTCTACGAAGTGCTCAGCGGGGAACATCCCTTTGATCGGGTTCCCGATGGCGAGTTGTTGCGTGCGGTGCGCCAGGCCGACTTTCCTCCAATCGAAGAGGTGGTTCCGGACCTTTCGCCGGGGCTCGTCGCGGTGATGCGCCGCGCGTTGATGCGCAATCCGGAGCTGCGCTACAGCTCGGCGCTGGAGCTTCGGCGAGATCTGGCCGAAGTCGCCCGTCGCGAGCTTAACGCGATGGGCCGGATGGAGATGGCGGAGTTTGTGCGCGCCTACCTCGACGCGCATCTTCCCGAGGAGACCCGTGCAGCGGGCTTTGAGGCGATGCAGCGTGGGGAGTTTGAAGCCAGTCAGAACAGCGTGATCTTTGATGCTCGTGCCGCCGGTCTCGACGATGATGGCGGGTTTGCCGAAGACGCCCACACCCAGATCTTTATGCGTGAGGATGAGCATGATGATCTGGAGGCCGATGCGGCCACCGCCATGGTGGACTGGGGCGAGCACGACGGGGGAGAGACGACCGAAGATCGCCCGGCGCTTCGTTCCGGAGCGCAGGCGGTGGTGCATCCCGACGATGTGATGACCCGCGAGGCGCGTCCGCCGGCCCATCTTCTTGCGGACTCTGCGGCAGTGCCCACGGCGGCCTCCCAGGCGGTTGAGAAACGCCAGAAGGCCCAGGTGGGCTTTGGCCCTTCGCTCAGTGAGGCTTCTCTCGCTGCGCAGCCTGCCCACAAGGCATCGCAGCGCGAGAGCGTCCACGGGACTCAACCCCGGGCCACAGCTCCGGCACCGCTGAAGGCTCGCATCGATCATATGGTTCGCACACGGCCGCATCTTGTGGGGGCGGCACTCGCGCTGCTGGCGATCGGTGTGGTGGGTGTGGCCGGCGTGATGCTTATGGGAGGTTCCGGCGAGCGGTCCGATGCCGAGCTCGCCGTGGCGAGCGCGCCGGCGGCGGCGACGCACACCGACTTGATGGTGTCAACCGAGCCGGCCAACGCTCGCGTCTACCTCGATGATGCGTTTGTCGGGGCAACGCCAACGACGTTGAGCGACTTGCGCGTGGGACGTGGCTATGCGCTGCGTTTCGAGCGCGATGGCTACGATGTCAGCGAACTTAACCTGGTGGCCGAAGTCGGGATGCACCCGGTGGTCGTTCAGCTCGAGGCGTTGGGGGGCATTTTAAAGATCACGACCTCGCCGCCGGGGGCCAGTGTCTACGTGAATGGCGATCTTCTGGGGACGTCACCGGTCACGGCAATGGGGCTTGCTCGCGACGAAGAGCATAAAGTCTACGCGGAACTTGAGGGGGCCGAAGCGCAGCAACACGAGATCGTCTGGGGGGAAGACGACCCCCGGGTGCGCGATGTCCATCTGAGCTTTGATCTCCCGGAGAAGCCCGCTCCGAAGGCGGCCAGCGCGTCTGCCCCTCGAAGGGAACGCCGGGCCCCGCAGCGGCGTCGCGCCTCCCAGGCGTCGGCGACGACCGCCGAGGAGCGCGCTTCTGCCGAGGCACTTGATATCTGGGAGCTCGGCGGTGCGCCGGCGGAGGCGGGCTCCGGCAGGCTTAACGTACGCGTAGAGGGGGCCGACGAGGCGCGCATCTACATCGACGGGGCGTTGGTGGCCAGCAGCCCGCGTCTCAATGGCCACGCGCTTGCACCGGGGCAGTACGATGTGCGTGTCTATTTCACGACGTTAAAACGCTACTCGGAGACCCGGCGCGTGCGTGTACGCAGCGATGACGTGGCCTCGTTGACGTTTCGCCCCTGA
- a CDS encoding sigma 54-interacting transcriptional regulator, whose amino-acid sequence MAPNDSYPAQFQPTKIAYINGDPKTVHIRRAQLIINPGAENQREVIFDQNVIKIGALEDNDVVLDDETVSRNHCRIVQEDDHYVVIDQGSTNGTHINGVRIREAFLSPNVILCVGNTNIRFRPIDEQVAVEPSRTERLGNIVGRSVKMREIFDILSKIAPTAATVVIEGETGTGKEVVAQTIHQMSPRKDKPFIVFDCGAVPESLIESELFGHEKGSFTGAIMTRKGLFEMAQGGTIFLDELGELSIDLQPKLLRVLEQREVRRVGSNKPIPINVRVVAATNRSLEDEVKEGRFREDLFYRLSVVRLFLPALRERVEDIPLLVEHFLKHLDCNLDFDGERRLQSVQPEALAALMAYEWPGNVRELANAIERACSFAETDMLQLADLPDYIAGQRPRNVDSGPLDEDDQWSEIPAKAELKEQPFKEAKEQWISSFERDYIAELLSRHGGNISQAAREADIDRKYFRKLMTKYGIVADEII is encoded by the coding sequence ATGGCGCCCAACGATTCCTATCCCGCACAGTTTCAGCCCACCAAGATCGCGTACATCAACGGCGATCCGAAGACTGTGCACATCCGCCGTGCCCAGCTGATCATCAACCCTGGCGCCGAGAACCAGCGCGAAGTGATCTTCGACCAGAACGTCATCAAAATTGGCGCACTCGAAGACAACGACGTGGTCCTCGACGACGAAACGGTCAGCCGCAACCACTGCCGCATCGTTCAGGAAGACGACCACTACGTGGTCATCGACCAGGGCTCCACCAACGGCACGCACATCAACGGGGTGCGCATCCGCGAGGCGTTTCTCTCGCCCAACGTGATCCTCTGTGTAGGCAACACCAACATCCGTTTTCGCCCGATCGACGAGCAGGTCGCGGTCGAGCCCTCACGCACCGAGCGTCTGGGCAACATCGTGGGCCGCTCTGTGAAGATGCGCGAGATCTTCGACATCCTCTCCAAGATCGCCCCGACCGCCGCTACCGTGGTCATCGAAGGCGAGACCGGCACGGGCAAAGAAGTCGTCGCGCAGACGATCCACCAGATGAGCCCGCGCAAAGACAAACCCTTCATCGTTTTCGATTGCGGTGCCGTGCCCGAGAGCCTCATTGAGAGCGAGCTCTTCGGCCACGAAAAAGGCAGCTTCACCGGCGCGATCATGACCCGCAAAGGCCTCTTTGAGATGGCCCAGGGCGGTACGATCTTCCTCGATGAGTTGGGCGAGCTCTCCATCGACCTCCAGCCGAAGCTCCTGCGCGTGTTGGAGCAGCGAGAGGTGCGCCGGGTGGGCTCCAACAAACCCATTCCCATCAACGTACGCGTCGTCGCTGCGACCAACCGCTCTCTGGAAGACGAGGTCAAAGAGGGACGCTTCCGCGAAGACCTCTTCTACCGCTTAAGCGTGGTACGCCTCTTCTTGCCCGCGCTGCGCGAGCGCGTCGAAGATATTCCTCTGCTGGTCGAGCACTTCCTCAAGCACCTCGACTGCAACCTGGACTTCGATGGCGAACGCCGCCTTCAGAGCGTGCAACCTGAGGCGCTGGCCGCGCTGATGGCCTATGAATGGCCGGGCAATGTGCGCGAGCTTGCTAACGCGATTGAGCGGGCCTGCTCCTTTGCGGAGACCGACATGCTGCAGCTGGCCGATCTTCCCGACTACATCGCCGGGCAGCGACCACGCAACGTCGACTCCGGCCCCCTTGATGAAGATGATCAGTGGAGTGAGATCCCGGCCAAAGCCGAGCTCAAGGAGCAACCCTTTAAAGAGGCCAAAGAGCAGTGGATCTCCTCGTTTGAGCGCGACTATATCGCCGAGCTCCTCTCCCGCCACGGCGGCAACATCAGCCAGGCCGCCCGCGAGGCTGATATCGACCGCAAGTACTTCCGTAAGCTGATGACGAAGTACGGGATCGTGGCCGACGAGATCATCTAG
- a CDS encoding serine/threonine-protein kinase, translated as MERPLLFGKYTLLERVSVGGMAEVFRAKPLGAPDPNRYFALKRILPHLAEDEDFIRMFIDEARLTVQLRHPNVVQNFELGKFQSSFYILMEFVAGQDLLALQKLVRRQNTILSVDMACHILHEIACGMDYVHRKTDENGNPLNIIHRDISPQNVLVSWDGQVKVIDFGIAKAASQSTRTQVGVLKGKFGYMSPDQVRGYDIDHRSDIFAMGTLFWELLTNQRLFRGESQIETMRLIRDPQIESPRLFNPGVPEQVEAIVMRALAADREDRYQWAGEMAADLKAYLTRQKPPYHRSQLTTWMRSAFVEEYDAEKQKREHFRRINTADDVRQLFSQSYGPGGNDGDVELEEATQIWDVDEAPDEGVDLDAFVANHTVVQAGGLELSDYEAWADAPDTIDETRDEVEARLDEVLSAEPTGRHTAASPRPALRAMFDAEATDVTGVANPQRALALIQNTGTRETPSLAAAAPESPPAGLDAGTRRRIIAAFVTVLAVALLGTAALYLMMRKPPEPVAPPAATLNVQAAPAQGVSVWIDGVERAQGSPAIITDLAPGTYAVELRHPDYEPLVQSIQIRAEEHAEIRADLAADVEVQLSWPQVEGLRVFVNTQEVSVRERSDALLGLPRGRHLVEALAPDHRPFSRFIHAELGVDNSVAIALEPSDRLLIAGESAHEVMLNERSYGPPPVVLTDLRPQQVYTLELGTFKSAIGFPELGLGRVESDAVHELPVRSPDDYGWLSVSTGEDWWGVFIDDINTGLVTPIEGDTRIPVAAGQRTLSFRRGDRQVDFNIEVRAGEGTGFRRDLRFEP; from the coding sequence TTGGAACGACCCCTTCTTTTTGGGAAATATACGCTCCTGGAGCGTGTCAGCGTCGGCGGCATGGCGGAGGTCTTCAGGGCCAAGCCCCTGGGAGCCCCGGATCCCAACCGCTACTTTGCGCTTAAGCGCATCTTGCCGCACCTGGCTGAAGACGAAGACTTCATTCGGATGTTCATCGATGAAGCCCGGCTTACCGTGCAGCTGCGTCACCCCAACGTGGTGCAGAATTTCGAGCTCGGGAAGTTTCAGTCGAGCTTCTACATCCTCATGGAGTTTGTGGCCGGCCAGGATCTGCTCGCCCTGCAGAAGTTGGTGCGACGCCAGAACACGATCCTCTCGGTGGATATGGCCTGCCATATCCTCCATGAGATCGCCTGCGGCATGGACTACGTCCACCGCAAGACCGATGAGAATGGCAACCCGCTCAACATCATTCACCGCGATATCAGCCCTCAGAACGTGCTGGTGAGCTGGGATGGGCAGGTCAAGGTCATCGATTTCGGCATCGCCAAGGCCGCCTCGCAGTCGACCCGCACCCAGGTGGGCGTGCTCAAGGGGAAGTTTGGCTACATGAGCCCCGATCAGGTGCGGGGCTATGATATCGACCATCGCAGTGACATCTTCGCCATGGGGACGCTCTTCTGGGAGCTGCTCACCAACCAGCGTCTCTTCCGCGGTGAGAGCCAGATTGAGACGATGCGGCTGATTCGCGATCCGCAGATCGAGTCGCCGCGTCTTTTCAACCCCGGAGTGCCGGAGCAGGTCGAAGCCATCGTGATGCGAGCGCTGGCCGCCGATCGCGAAGATCGCTACCAGTGGGCCGGTGAGATGGCCGCCGACTTAAAGGCCTACCTCACCCGGCAAAAGCCTCCCTACCATCGCTCTCAGCTGACCACCTGGATGCGCAGCGCCTTTGTCGAGGAGTACGACGCCGAGAAGCAGAAGCGCGAGCACTTCCGCCGCATCAACACCGCCGACGACGTGCGTCAGCTCTTCTCGCAGAGTTACGGCCCGGGCGGCAACGATGGCGACGTCGAACTCGAAGAAGCCACTCAGATCTGGGATGTGGATGAGGCCCCCGACGAGGGCGTGGATCTCGATGCTTTTGTGGCCAACCACACCGTGGTGCAGGCTGGCGGGCTGGAGCTCTCCGACTATGAGGCGTGGGCCGACGCTCCGGACACCATCGACGAGACGCGCGATGAGGTGGAGGCGCGTCTCGACGAGGTTCTGTCCGCTGAGCCGACAGGGCGACACACGGCAGCCTCCCCGCGCCCCGCGCTGCGCGCGATGTTTGACGCGGAGGCGACCGACGTGACCGGTGTGGCCAATCCGCAACGTGCGCTGGCCCTGATTCAGAATACCGGCACCCGTGAGACGCCTTCGCTGGCAGCAGCCGCTCCCGAGAGCCCTCCCGCTGGACTCGACGCGGGCACCCGTCGACGCATCATTGCCGCGTTTGTGACGGTGCTGGCGGTCGCACTGCTGGGGACCGCCGCGCTCTATTTGATGATGCGCAAGCCGCCGGAGCCGGTCGCGCCGCCCGCTGCGACGCTTAACGTCCAGGCCGCGCCGGCTCAGGGAGTCAGCGTGTGGATCGACGGGGTAGAGCGCGCCCAGGGCTCGCCCGCGATCATCACCGATCTGGCCCCGGGAACCTATGCTGTTGAGCTGCGACACCCGGACTACGAGCCCCTGGTGCAGTCGATTCAGATCCGAGCCGAAGAGCACGCGGAGATTCGTGCCGATCTGGCTGCCGATGTTGAAGTTCAGTTGAGCTGGCCCCAGGTTGAGGGATTACGCGTCTTCGTGAACACGCAAGAGGTCAGCGTGCGCGAGCGCTCCGACGCGCTTCTGGGGCTGCCTCGCGGGCGTCACCTCGTCGAGGCGTTGGCTCCTGATCACAGGCCCTTTAGCCGTTTTATTCATGCGGAACTGGGGGTGGATAACTCCGTCGCGATCGCCCTGGAGCCCTCCGACCGCCTTCTCATTGCGGGAGAGAGCGCCCACGAGGTGATGCTTAATGAGCGCTCCTACGGTCCGCCACCGGTCGTGCTCACGGATCTGCGCCCGCAGCAGGTGTATACCCTGGAGCTCGGAACCTTTAAGAGCGCGATCGGCTTTCCCGAACTCGGGCTGGGGCGCGTCGAAAGTGACGCGGTGCACGAACTTCCTGTGCGCAGCCCCGATGACTACGGCTGGCTCAGCGTGAGCACCGGTGAAGACTGGTGGGGTGTCTTCATCGATGACATCAACACCGGTCTTGTCACTCCGATTGAGGGCGACACGCGGATTCCGGTGGCCGCCGGTCAGCGCACGCTGAGCTTTCGGCGAGGGGATCGCCAGGTGGACTTCAACATCGAAGTTCGCGCCGGTGAGGGGACCGGGTTCCGGCGCGATCTTCGCTTTGAGCCCTGA
- the fni gene encoding type 2 isopentenyl-diphosphate Delta-isomerase: MSSPDISDRKRDHIELCADQDVEARIKTNLLDAVELFHDSLPELDVDALDLSVEFAGKRLNAPLLITGMTGGAPEAERINKELALVAQELGLAFGVGSQRAMAKNPELTATYQVRDIAPDICLLGNIGAVQAAEMSTAQAEDLVGAIGADALCVHLNPGQELIQPEGDRDFRGCIDAIARLVEELSVPIIAKETGCGLSPRTLDRLLKIGVSHVDTSGAGGTTWIGVEAMRAPTDQQSLGELYWDWGVPTAASIVYAKRRGMHVIGSGGLRSGYDAARAIALGADIAGMALPWLRACYNEGAPGARAFGARCLTALRTAMALTGSSNVDELRQAPKMIGPRLERWLAADPLR; encoded by the coding sequence ATGAGCAGTCCGGATATCTCCGATCGAAAACGCGACCATATCGAACTTTGCGCCGACCAGGACGTGGAGGCACGCATCAAGACCAACCTGCTCGACGCGGTGGAGCTCTTTCATGATTCGCTGCCGGAGCTCGATGTGGACGCTCTCGATCTGAGTGTGGAGTTTGCGGGCAAACGCTTAAACGCGCCGCTTTTGATCACCGGAATGACGGGCGGAGCGCCGGAGGCCGAACGCATCAACAAAGAGCTCGCGCTGGTTGCCCAGGAGCTGGGACTTGCCTTCGGAGTGGGAAGTCAGCGCGCAATGGCCAAAAACCCCGAGCTCACGGCGACGTATCAGGTACGCGATATCGCGCCGGACATCTGCCTTTTAGGTAACATCGGCGCGGTGCAGGCCGCCGAGATGAGCACCGCGCAGGCCGAAGATCTGGTGGGCGCCATCGGCGCAGACGCCCTCTGCGTGCACCTCAACCCCGGGCAGGAATTGATTCAGCCCGAGGGCGACCGTGACTTTCGCGGCTGCATCGACGCCATCGCCCGCCTCGTCGAAGAGCTCTCCGTGCCGATCATCGCCAAAGAGACCGGCTGCGGGCTCTCGCCGCGGACGCTCGACCGCCTTCTGAAGATCGGCGTTAGTCACGTCGACACCTCCGGCGCCGGGGGCACCACCTGGATCGGGGTCGAGGCGATGCGTGCGCCGACCGATCAGCAGAGCCTCGGTGAACTCTACTGGGATTGGGGTGTGCCAACGGCCGCCTCCATCGTGTACGCGAAACGCCGCGGAATGCATGTCATCGGCTCGGGCGGGCTACGCTCCGGTTATGACGCGGCCCGCGCCATCGCCCTGGGAGCGGACATCGCGGGCATGGCACTCCCCTGGCTTCGCGCGTGCTATAACGAAGGTGCTCCCGGCGCTCGCGCCTTCGGCGCTCGCTGCCTCACCGCACTTCGCACGGCCATGGCACTTACCGGCTCGTCCAACGTGGACGAACTTCGCCAGGCCCCGAAGATGATCGGCCCGCGCCTGGAGCGCTGGCTTGCGGCCGACCCGCTGCGCTGA